The Pseudoliparis swirei isolate HS2019 ecotype Mariana Trench chromosome 1, NWPU_hadal_v1, whole genome shotgun sequence genome has a window encoding:
- the LOC130203700 gene encoding uncharacterized protein LOC130203700, protein MQAVIIVPTLLLLVSVVTLVAVCIMRYCPQRKRTPGYHRSTHRPRTSPRRQLQGVDAPPGINPLEHEVLPMSVQEVQQTVVPTLDAVPRESTERQRGAFSQVTALPQTFSINPDDSTSLYRARMDNRDVVLRVLRERANSSEKQHFVGFASFLSGLGPHPFLPELLGVVTVQPPPMMVVEELQHRDLLGYLWRCRQGNSGAEGSCEMTEKRIFSMAEQVASALVG, encoded by the exons ATGCAGGCGGTGATCATCGTGCCCACGCTGCTGCTCCTGGTGTCCGTGGTGACGCTGGTGGCCGTGTGCATCATGAGGTACTGCCCTCAGAGGAAGAGGACTCCGGGCTACCACCGCTCCACCCACAGGCCGAGGACCAGCCCCCGACGTCAGCTGCAGGGAGTTGATG cgcccccggGGATAAACCCCCTGGAGCACGAAGTGCTGCCCATGTCGGTTCAGGAAGTGCAGCAGACTGTGGTGCCGACTCTGGACGCAGTACCACGGGAGTCCACCGAGCGGCAGCGTGGAGCCTTCAGTCAGGTCACCGCCCTGCCGCAGACCTTCTCCATTAACCCAGACGACTCCACGAGCCTCTACAGAGCACGCATGGACAACAGGGACGTGGTCCTGAGGGTGCTGAGAG AGCGAGCAAACAGCAGCGAGAAGCAGCACTTTGTGGGTTTCGCGTCCTTCCTGTCGGGCCTGGGGCCACACCCCTTCTTACCTGAGCTGCTGGGGGTGGTGACGGTGCAGCCGCCCCCCatgatggtggtggaggagctgcagcacaGGGACCTGTTGGGCTACCTGTGGAGATGTCGACAG ggtaaCTCGGGTGCAGAGGGTTCATGTGAGATGACAGAGAAGAGGATCTTCTCCATGGCCGAACAAGTGGCCTCAGCTCTGGTGGGttaa
- the LOC130198318 gene encoding serine/threonine-protein kinase SBK1-like — protein MTCVLGKKGCQEYNVSCVYTRVIAAPHLLDELCLLTSQSLPVMKTSEHFQVLKLLGEGSYGQVMLAVHRERGTPMALKFFPREATPLASFLREYQVSLSFCRHPALTRALGIAYSTPAHYVFAQQAGLHGDLYARILPEVGMEEAAAQRVVSQLAGALSHLHALGFVHRDLKPENVFLCDAACRHVKLGDFGMVKAVGARVPEVWYSSPYCAPESEVARGNQDCVEEEEEEDEEEEKEEGKRKKKKAARVWVSVETATDSWALGILTYAMLTGTHPWAQTAGDCRAYRKYREWVDGAGEEEEEDEEEETEEEEEDGPLPLPPSPAAVAPQFACFTAPARRFFRTLLDPRPRRRGRPEGALRYLGGEWVMEEERKRLEEERKRLEEERKRLVQDNKNTGGL, from the exons ATGACGTGCGTGCTAGGCAAAAAGGGATGTCAGGAGTATAACGTGTCGTGTGTTTACACCCGCGTGATC GCTGCCCCTCACCTCCTAGACGAGCTgtgtctcctcacctctcagTCCCTCCCAGTGATGAAGACCTCGGAGCATTTCCAGGTCCTGAAGCTTCTGGGTGAAGGATCGTACGGACAAGTGATGCTGGCTGTGCACAGGGAGAGAG gcacCCCCATGGCCCTGAAGTTCTTCCCGcgggaggccacgcccctcgccTCCTTCCTCAGGGAGTACCAGGTGTCGCTGTCATTCTGCCGCCACCCGGCGCTGACGCGGGCGCTGGGCATCGCCTACAGCACGCCGGCGCACTACGTGTTCGCCCAGCAGGCCGGTCTCCACGGCGACCTCTACGCCCGCATCCTGCccgag gtgggcATGGAGGAGGCCGCCGCCCAGCGGGTGGTCTCCCAGCTGGCCGGCGCTCTGTCTCACCTTCACGCGCTAGGCTTCGTGCACCGGGACCTTAAACCGGAGAACGTGTTCCTGTGCGACGCCGCCTGCCGCCACGTGAAGCTGGGAGACTTCGGCATG GTGAAGGCCGTGGGCGCCCGGGTGCCGGAGGTCTGGTACAGCTCCCCGTACTGCGCCCCCGAGTCCGAGGTCGCTCGCGGGAACCAGGACTGcgtcgaggaggaagaggaggaggacgaagaggaggagaaggaggaggggaagaggaagaagaagaaggcggcGAGGGTTTGGGTCTCCGTGGAAACCGCCACGGACAGCTGGGCCCTGGGCATCCTGACCTACGCCATGCTCACCGGCACTCACCCCTGGGCCCAGACCGCCGGCGACTGCCGGGCCTACCGGAAGTATCGGGAGTGGGTCGACggagcgggggaggaggaggaggaggacgaggaagaggagacggaggaggaggaggaggacgggcctcttcctcttcctccttctcctgccgCCGTTGCTCCCCAGTTCGCGTGTTTCACGGCGCCGGCCCGCCGCTTCTTCCGGACGTTGCTGGACCCGAGGCCGCGGCGCCGCGGGCGGCCAGAGGGGGCGCTGCGCTACCTGGGAGGGGagtgggtgatggaggaggagaggaagaggctggaggaggagaggaagaggctggaggaggagaggaagaggctgGTCCAAGATAACAAGAACACTGGAGGACTGTGA